Within the Magnetococcales bacterium genome, the region AGTTCCACGAGCATTTTTTCCGCATTGGTCACAAAGTAGGGCGAGAGATACCCCCGGTCGAACTGCATCCCTTCCACCACTTCCAGAGTGGTTTCCAGGCCTTTGGCCTCCTCGACGGTGATCACGCCTTCCTTGCCGACCTTGTCCATGGCCTGGGCGATCATATTGCCGATTTCCTGATCGCTGTTGGCGGAAATGGTCCCCACCTGGGAAATTTCCCCGGAGCTGGTCACTTCCTTGGAAATGGATTTCAGGTTGGCCACCACCGCCTCGACGGCGGCATCGATGCCGCGCCGCAGGTCCATCGGATTCATGCCGGCGGCCACCGATTTCATCCCTTCACGAATGATGGCCTGGGCCAGCACGGTGGCGGTCGTGGTGCCGTCACCGGCCTCATCGGCGGTCTTGGAGGCCACTTCCTTCACCATCTGGGCACCCATGTTTTCGAACTTGCCTTCCAGTTCGATCTCCTTGGCCACGGTCACGCCATCCTTGGTCACCCGGGGGGCACCCCAGGATTTGTCCAGCACCACGTTCCGGCCTTTGGGTCCCAGGGTCACCTTCACGGCATCGGCGAGAACGTTGACTCCCGCCAGCATTCTGCTCCGGGCAACCTCACCGAATTTGACTTCTTTCGCTGCCATTGTCTTGCTTCCTTTTCAATCCATTGCAATCCGTACAAATGGTTTCGAGTCCGGTCCTGACGTACCACCTACTCCAGGATGCCCATGATGTCGGTTTCCCGCATGATCAGCAGCTCCTTGCCGTCAACCTTGACTTCGCTGCCGGAATACTTGGCAAACAGCACCCGGTCCCCTTCCTTGACGCTCATGGGGCGCAGCTGACCGTCATCACCAATGGCCCCTTTTCCCACCGCCAGAATGCGGCCCTGGATCGGCTTTTCCTTGGCCGTATCGGGAATGATGATGCCACCGGATGTCTTCTCA harbors:
- the groES gene encoding co-chaperone GroES; amino-acid sequence: MKTKFRPLHDRVVVERIEQDEKTSGGIIIPDTAKEKPIQGRILAVGKGAIGDDGQLRPMSVKEGDRVLFAKYSGSEVKVDGKELLIMRETDIMGILE